From a region of the Myxococcus guangdongensis genome:
- the mbhE gene encoding hydrogen gas-evolving membrane-bound hydrogenase subunit E translates to MMDGLLDATLAICLPLLAWLVLRTEALSQAVVLFVAFGLFSALGWARLDAPDIALVEAAVGTGLTGALLMHTLSWTEEDSSDVRARARRRPWALLCTVALTALLGWAVLALPVDSQGLGPLIAARQEDSGVEHPVTAVLLNFRGYDTLLEIAVLLVAALGARAVNPRSERPDKEAMEDPLTGELFRMMTPALLLVAGYLVWVGDHGPGGAFQAGAILAGGGVVAILTARMGTPRMSSARVRWALLTGPLMFILVAVAPLVSGGRLLEYPPKHAGTLIFVVEAALTVSIAMVLLMFFPGTRPPRALPEEKP, encoded by the coding sequence ATGATGGACGGGCTGCTCGACGCGACCCTGGCCATCTGTCTGCCGCTGCTGGCCTGGCTGGTCCTGAGGACGGAGGCGCTGTCCCAGGCGGTGGTGCTCTTCGTGGCCTTCGGCCTGTTCTCCGCGCTGGGCTGGGCGCGGCTGGACGCGCCGGACATCGCGCTGGTGGAGGCCGCGGTGGGCACGGGCCTGACGGGCGCGCTGTTGATGCACACGCTGAGCTGGACGGAGGAGGACTCCTCGGACGTGCGCGCCCGCGCGAGGCGGAGGCCCTGGGCGCTGCTGTGCACGGTGGCGCTGACGGCGCTGCTGGGCTGGGCGGTGCTCGCGCTGCCCGTCGACAGTCAGGGCCTGGGCCCCCTCATCGCCGCGCGCCAGGAGGACAGCGGCGTGGAGCACCCCGTCACCGCGGTGCTGTTGAACTTCCGGGGCTACGACACGCTGCTGGAGATCGCGGTGCTGCTGGTGGCCGCGCTGGGCGCGCGCGCGGTGAATCCGCGCAGCGAGCGGCCGGACAAGGAGGCGATGGAGGACCCGCTGACGGGGGAGCTGTTCCGGATGATGACGCCCGCGCTGCTGCTGGTGGCGGGCTACCTCGTCTGGGTGGGCGACCACGGGCCGGGGGGGGCCTTCCAGGCGGGCGCCATCCTCGCGGGCGGCGGGGTGGTGGCCATCCTCACCGCGCGCATGGGCACGCCGCGCATGTCGTCCGCGCGGGTGCGCTGGGCGCTGCTCACCGGGCCGTTGATGTTCATCCTGGTGGCGGTGGCGCCGCTGGTTTCTGGAGGGCGGCTGTTGGAGTACCCCCCGAAGCACGCGGGCACGCTCATCTTCGTCGTGGAGGCGGCGCTGACGGTCTCCATCGCCATGGTGCTGTTGATGTTCTTCCCCGGGACGCGGCCGCCCCGGGCGCTGCCGGAGGAGAAGCCGTGA
- a CDS encoding monovalent cation/H+ antiporter complex subunit F has product MHELRTGLALFLLLNILAGMVRVVRGPTLTDRFIVAQLFGTTGVGVLVLLAANEGGAPLRDVALIFALLAPVTVVAFVRFAVGRDSEDARARGEEPRG; this is encoded by the coding sequence ATGCATGAGCTGCGCACGGGCCTGGCCCTCTTCCTGCTCCTGAACATCCTGGCCGGGATGGTGCGAGTCGTTCGTGGGCCCACGCTGACGGACCGCTTCATCGTGGCGCAGCTGTTCGGCACCACGGGCGTGGGCGTGCTGGTGCTGCTCGCGGCGAACGAGGGGGGCGCCCCCTTGCGAGACGTGGCCCTCATCTTCGCGTTGCTCGCGCCCGTCACGGTGGTGGCCTTCGTGCGCTTCGCGGTGGGCCGCGACTCGGAGGACGCGCGCGCGCGCGGAGAGGAGCCGCGCGGATGA
- a CDS encoding complex I subunit 5 family protein — protein MTGASALMAWPVIIPLLGAVLALLVGRPAVRLIAGVTSVATLSASAVLAWEVAHRGVLRQSIGGWGVPLGIEWRADGLAVLMLLTIALVGSLTSVHALDHLPDREDREFLPLWLLVWCALNALVLSADAFNLYVTLELTTLGAVALIAVRRDLPGLDGGLRYLLFALPGSLCYLLGIALLYGAYAALDVGLLAERVQPGPVTWVAAALVTVGLCLKTPLFPLHVWLPPTYAGAPTPVTALLSALISKGSYYVLFRLWMEVFAPVMDAQVAQLLGLLGAAAVIWGSLLALLQSQLKRVVAYSSVAQIGYMFLVFPMATEDARAGAIYLVVSHAAAKASMFVAVGNIHQAVGITALGGVQGLAGRMPFTFLALGLGGISLIGIPPSGGFIAKWLLLNASIATGQWWWGVVLLVGSLLSAAYVFRILRGSFLPLPEGVTVRAIPLGNELAPFALALIALVLGLVPWFPLDLLAVGAAR, from the coding sequence ATGACGGGAGCCTCGGCCTTGATGGCGTGGCCCGTCATCATCCCTCTGCTGGGCGCGGTGCTGGCGCTGCTGGTGGGACGGCCCGCGGTGCGCCTCATCGCGGGCGTGACGTCGGTGGCCACGCTCAGCGCGTCCGCTGTCCTGGCCTGGGAGGTGGCGCACCGGGGTGTGCTGCGCCAGAGCATCGGCGGCTGGGGCGTGCCGCTGGGCATCGAGTGGCGCGCGGACGGGCTCGCCGTGCTGATGCTGTTGACCATCGCCCTGGTGGGCTCGCTCACCAGTGTTCACGCGCTGGACCACCTCCCGGACCGCGAGGACCGGGAGTTCCTGCCGCTGTGGCTGCTGGTCTGGTGCGCGCTCAACGCGCTGGTGCTGTCGGCGGACGCCTTCAACCTCTACGTCACGCTGGAGCTGACGACGCTGGGCGCCGTGGCGCTCATCGCGGTGCGCAGGGACCTGCCGGGGCTGGACGGAGGGCTGCGCTACCTGCTCTTCGCGCTGCCGGGCTCGCTCTGCTACCTCCTGGGCATCGCGCTCCTGTACGGGGCCTATGCGGCGCTGGACGTGGGGCTGCTCGCCGAGCGCGTCCAGCCCGGGCCGGTGACGTGGGTGGCGGCGGCGCTGGTGACGGTGGGGCTGTGCCTCAAGACGCCCCTGTTCCCGCTGCACGTGTGGCTGCCGCCGACGTACGCGGGCGCGCCCACGCCGGTGACGGCGCTGCTGTCCGCGCTCATCTCCAAGGGCTCCTACTACGTGCTGTTCCGGCTGTGGATGGAGGTCTTCGCGCCGGTGATGGATGCCCAGGTGGCGCAGCTGCTGGGGCTGCTGGGCGCGGCCGCCGTCATCTGGGGCTCGTTGCTGGCGCTGCTCCAGTCGCAGCTCAAGCGCGTCGTCGCGTACTCGAGCGTCGCGCAGATTGGCTACATGTTCCTCGTCTTCCCCATGGCGACGGAGGACGCGCGGGCGGGGGCCATCTACCTGGTGGTCTCCCACGCGGCGGCGAAGGCCTCCATGTTCGTGGCGGTGGGCAACATCCACCAGGCGGTGGGCATCACCGCGCTGGGCGGGGTGCAGGGGCTGGCGGGGCGGATGCCGTTCACCTTCCTGGCGCTCGGGCTGGGAGGCATCAGCCTGATTGGCATTCCCCCGAGCGGGGGCTTCATCGCGAAGTGGCTGCTGCTCAACGCGTCCATCGCCACGGGCCAGTGGTGGTGGGGCGTGGTGCTGCTGGTGGGCAGCCTGCTGTCGGCGGCGTACGTCTTTCGCATCCTCCGAGGCTCGTTCCTGCCGTTGCCGGAGGGCGTCACCGTGCGCGCGATTCCGCTGGGCAATGAGCTGGCGCCGTTCGCGCTCGCGCTCATCGCGTTGGTGCTGGGGCTGGTGCCCTGGTTCCCGTTGGACTTGCTGGCGGTGGGGGCGGCGCGATGA
- a CDS encoding NADH-quinone oxidoreductase subunit K, which produces MSPWAVYALSGVAMFSVGLVGLFSHQHVVKRILAANIAGSGVLLVLVALARRVPTGVPDPVPHALVLTGIVVSVSATALAVALARRMARLQAQKAHSPEREPVSDGERS; this is translated from the coding sequence GTGAGCCCGTGGGCCGTCTATGCGCTTTCGGGCGTGGCGATGTTCAGCGTGGGGCTGGTGGGGCTCTTCTCCCATCAGCACGTGGTGAAGCGCATCCTCGCGGCGAACATCGCGGGCTCCGGCGTCCTGCTCGTGCTGGTGGCGCTCGCGCGGCGCGTCCCCACGGGCGTGCCGGACCCGGTGCCGCACGCGCTGGTGCTCACGGGCATCGTGGTGTCGGTGAGCGCCACGGCGCTCGCGGTGGCGCTGGCGAGGCGCATGGCGCGGCTGCAGGCGCAGAAGGCCCATTCCCCGGAGCGGGAGCCCGTCTCCGATGGGGAGCGCTCATGA
- the mnhG gene encoding monovalent cation/H(+) antiporter subunit G, with product MSLLDGVAAAFMLAGAGFCLAGTVGVLRFPDVYCRLHALTKVDNLGLGLVVVGLALQSGSWATALKLLLVWLFVLVASAFTCQLIARAALRRGTPAWSGRRES from the coding sequence ATGAGCCTCCTCGACGGTGTCGCCGCGGCGTTCATGCTCGCGGGCGCGGGCTTCTGTCTGGCGGGCACGGTGGGCGTGCTGCGCTTCCCGGATGTGTACTGCCGGCTGCACGCGCTCACCAAGGTGGACAACCTGGGGCTGGGGCTGGTGGTGGTGGGCCTGGCGCTCCAGTCGGGCTCCTGGGCCACGGCGCTCAAGCTGCTGCTGGTCTGGCTCTTCGTCCTCGTCGCCAGCGCCTTCACGTGTCAGCTCATCGCCCGCGCGGCGCTGCGGCGGGGCACGCCGGCCTGGAGTGGACGGCGGGAGTCATGA
- the ileS gene encoding isoleucine--tRNA ligase has translation MPESAPPSLFDAVPAEMDFPAEERRILAFWKDRRIFERSLEAREGAKSFVFYEGPPTANGLPHNGHVLTRVIKDLFPRYQTMRGHYVPRKAGWDTHGLPVEVEVEKELRIHGKAEIERYGVEPFTERCIESVFRYTSEWERLTERIGFWVDLNQAYVTYHRPFVESVWWALAELHKKGLLYQGHKVVWWWPQGGTALSSAEVGLGYKTVDDPSVYVAFPLRDAPDTSLLVWTTTPWTLPSNMYAAVNAGVDYVTVDAGDRKLIVAAALREELAKKLKKDLPVLDTQPGRALVGQRYLPPFDVYFSKEGDTRLALRDGGDDVRAWRVLAADFVTLSSGTGIVHIAPAFGEDDYDAFRKDRERFAQPHALELFCAVKPDGTFSEDVPLVTGKFVKDADKDLQRNLKERGLLLVTEQYKHEYPFCWRADDDPLIQYARPAWYIRTTEVKDRAIANNRAVNWVPEHIKEGRFGDFLANNVDWALSRERYWGTPLPLWIHSETGEVEAVPSLEVLRAKPGSNLGAVESELAAFLKGKPHEANARHLIVHKPWIDKVTYEKPGTPGRFVRVPEVVDVWFDSGCMPFAQWGFPHAEGSHALFNRAFPADFISEAIDQTRGWFYSLLMVSTLVFDEETQARLGLTPQRDWPHPYKSCIVLGHVSDKEGRKESKSKGNYTPPEIILDEVRMDFAVLTAAEAGVPGEPGVALIAREDLEGLDLVEGAKVQVFRPDRPDVFVTVTVKAHKKLKRRVVLLGPTEHETLGVAPSAKGAGVMPVEVPRLAASERVTVKDPNAKAPGADAFRWFFYAASPTWSNTRHSLANVRLLQKDFQIKLRNVYSFFTIYANIDGFNPAQGNPDAKAAPWEAVKQSQGWREVKQRPLLDRWILSEVQLALRDVEKALDTYQVYDAAQRLVALVDGLSNWFLRRSRDRYWTAGLEQDKQDAYFTLYEALTTITAVAAPFIPFFADEMWGNLVRKPWPATQPESVHLADFPKADVSLIDAELAADMGAVRELVSPGLKVRTDNKLKVRQPLARADIILARKELTERLAAYKDLLADELNVHEVRFVEPGSPDADVVRFRVRPNLRAVGGRLGPKLAPVRKAFDTGDGRALHRELLQTGQVALELGGEKLVFTGEELETLVEANPGFAAAGTGAGVVVLHTQLTEALIDEGLVRELLARVQGARKDLELGYTDTIQLWVDGDARVKRVTDEGRALIARETLASAIHVGPEGFTGQEEEVSLNGLPARLRVQRG, from the coding sequence ATGCCTGAGTCAGCGCCCCCCTCCCTGTTCGACGCCGTGCCCGCGGAGATGGACTTCCCGGCCGAGGAACGCCGCATCCTCGCCTTCTGGAAGGACCGTCGCATCTTCGAGCGCTCGCTCGAGGCGCGCGAAGGGGCCAAGAGCTTCGTCTTCTACGAGGGCCCGCCCACCGCCAACGGCCTGCCCCACAACGGCCACGTCCTCACCCGCGTCATCAAGGACTTGTTCCCCCGCTACCAGACGATGCGCGGCCACTACGTGCCTCGCAAGGCGGGCTGGGACACCCACGGGCTGCCCGTGGAGGTGGAGGTGGAGAAGGAGCTGCGCATCCACGGCAAGGCGGAGATCGAGCGCTATGGCGTGGAGCCCTTTACCGAGCGCTGCATCGAGTCCGTCTTCCGCTACACCTCCGAGTGGGAGCGGCTCACCGAGCGCATCGGCTTCTGGGTGGACCTGAACCAGGCCTATGTCACCTACCACCGCCCCTTCGTGGAGAGCGTCTGGTGGGCGCTGGCGGAGCTGCACAAGAAGGGCCTGCTGTACCAGGGCCACAAGGTGGTCTGGTGGTGGCCGCAGGGTGGCACCGCGCTGAGCTCGGCCGAGGTGGGCCTGGGCTACAAGACGGTGGACGACCCGAGCGTCTACGTCGCCTTCCCGCTGCGCGACGCGCCGGACACCTCGCTGCTCGTCTGGACGACCACGCCCTGGACGCTGCCGTCCAACATGTACGCAGCCGTCAACGCGGGCGTCGACTACGTCACCGTGGACGCAGGCGACCGCAAGCTCATCGTCGCCGCCGCGCTGCGCGAGGAGCTGGCCAAGAAGCTCAAGAAGGACCTGCCCGTGCTCGACACGCAGCCGGGCCGCGCGCTGGTGGGCCAGCGCTACCTGCCGCCCTTCGACGTGTACTTCTCCAAGGAGGGGGACACGCGGCTGGCGCTGCGCGACGGCGGCGACGACGTGCGCGCCTGGCGCGTGCTGGCCGCGGACTTCGTCACGCTGTCGAGCGGCACGGGCATCGTCCACATCGCCCCGGCCTTCGGCGAGGACGACTACGACGCCTTCCGCAAGGACCGCGAGCGCTTCGCCCAGCCGCACGCGCTGGAGCTGTTCTGCGCGGTGAAGCCGGACGGCACCTTCTCCGAGGACGTGCCGCTGGTCACCGGCAAGTTCGTGAAGGACGCGGACAAGGACCTCCAGCGCAACCTCAAGGAGCGGGGCCTCTTGCTCGTCACCGAGCAGTACAAGCACGAGTACCCGTTCTGCTGGCGCGCGGACGACGACCCGCTCATCCAGTACGCCCGCCCCGCCTGGTACATCCGCACCACCGAGGTGAAGGACCGCGCGATTGCCAACAACCGCGCCGTCAACTGGGTGCCGGAGCACATCAAGGAGGGCCGCTTCGGCGACTTCCTGGCCAACAACGTCGACTGGGCCCTGTCGCGCGAGCGCTACTGGGGCACGCCGCTGCCCCTGTGGATCCACTCGGAGACGGGGGAGGTGGAGGCCGTGCCCTCGCTCGAGGTGCTGCGCGCCAAGCCCGGCAGCAACCTGGGCGCCGTGGAGTCGGAGCTCGCCGCGTTCCTGAAGGGCAAGCCGCACGAGGCCAACGCGCGCCACCTCATCGTCCACAAGCCCTGGATCGACAAGGTGACGTACGAGAAGCCGGGCACCCCGGGCCGCTTCGTGCGCGTGCCCGAGGTGGTGGATGTGTGGTTCGACTCGGGCTGCATGCCCTTCGCGCAGTGGGGCTTCCCGCATGCGGAGGGCTCGCACGCCCTCTTCAACCGCGCCTTCCCGGCGGACTTCATCTCCGAGGCCATCGACCAGACGCGTGGCTGGTTCTACTCACTGCTCATGGTGAGCACGCTGGTCTTCGACGAGGAGACGCAGGCGCGCCTGGGCCTCACGCCGCAGCGCGACTGGCCGCACCCGTACAAGAGCTGCATCGTGCTGGGCCACGTCTCCGACAAGGAGGGCCGCAAGGAGTCCAAGTCCAAGGGCAACTACACGCCGCCCGAAATCATCCTCGACGAAGTGCGCATGGACTTCGCCGTGCTCACCGCCGCGGAGGCGGGGGTACCGGGCGAGCCGGGCGTGGCGCTCATCGCGCGTGAGGACCTGGAGGGCCTGGACCTGGTGGAGGGCGCCAAGGTGCAGGTGTTCCGTCCGGACCGGCCGGACGTCTTTGTCACCGTGACGGTGAAGGCGCACAAGAAGCTCAAGCGCCGCGTGGTGCTGCTCGGGCCCACGGAGCACGAGACGCTGGGCGTGGCGCCGTCCGCCAAGGGCGCGGGCGTCATGCCGGTGGAGGTGCCCAGGCTCGCGGCCTCCGAGCGCGTCACGGTGAAGGACCCCAACGCCAAGGCCCCCGGCGCGGACGCGTTCCGCTGGTTCTTCTACGCGGCGAGCCCCACGTGGTCCAACACGCGCCACTCGCTGGCGAACGTGCGGCTGCTGCAGAAGGACTTTCAAATCAAGCTGCGCAACGTCTACTCGTTCTTCACCATCTACGCGAACATCGACGGCTTCAATCCGGCGCAGGGCAACCCGGACGCGAAGGCGGCGCCGTGGGAGGCGGTGAAGCAGAGCCAGGGCTGGCGCGAGGTGAAGCAGCGGCCGCTGCTGGACCGGTGGATTCTCTCCGAGGTGCAGCTGGCGCTGCGCGACGTGGAGAAGGCGCTGGACACCTATCAGGTGTACGACGCGGCCCAGCGGCTGGTGGCGCTGGTGGACGGCCTGTCCAACTGGTTCCTGCGTCGCAGCCGGGACCGGTACTGGACGGCGGGCCTGGAGCAGGACAAGCAGGACGCGTACTTCACGCTGTACGAGGCGCTGACCACCATCACCGCGGTGGCGGCGCCGTTCATCCCGTTCTTCGCCGACGAGATGTGGGGCAACCTGGTGCGCAAGCCCTGGCCGGCGACGCAGCCGGAGAGCGTGCACCTGGCGGACTTCCCCAAGGCGGACGTGAGCCTCATCGACGCGGAGCTGGCCGCGGACATGGGGGCCGTGCGCGAGCTGGTGTCGCCGGGGCTCAAGGTGCGCACGGACAACAAGCTCAAGGTGCGTCAGCCGCTGGCGCGCGCGGACATCATCCTCGCGCGCAAGGAGCTGACGGAGCGGCTGGCCGCGTACAAGGATTTGCTCGCGGACGAGCTGAACGTGCACGAGGTGCGCTTCGTGGAGCCGGGCAGCCCGGACGCGGACGTGGTGCGCTTCCGCGTGCGGCCGAACCTGCGCGCGGTGGGCGGGCGGCTCGGCCCCAAGCTGGCGCCGGTGCGCAAGGCGTTCGACACGGGCGACGGCCGCGCGCTGCACCGCGAGCTGCTCCAGACGGGGCAGGTGGCGCTGGAGCTCGGCGGCGAGAAGCTGGTGTTCACCGGCGAGGAGCTGGAGACGCTCGTGGAGGCCAACCCCGGCTTCGCGGCGGCGGGCACGGGCGCGGGCGTGGTGGTGCTCCACACGCAGCTCACCGAGGCGCTCATCGACGAGGGGCTCGTGCGTGAGCTGCTCGCGCGGGTGCAGGGGGCTCGCAAGGACTTGGAGCTGGGCTACACGGACACCATCCAGCTGTGGGTGGACGGCGATGCGCGCGTGAAGCGCGTCACGGACGAGGGCCGCGCGCTGATTGCGCGGGAGACGCTCGCCTCGGCCATCCACGTGGGCCCCGAGGGCTTCACCGGCCAGGAGGAGGAGGTCAGCCTCAACGGCCTGCCGGCCCGCCTGCGCGTCCAGCGCGGCTGA
- a CDS encoding complex I subunit 5 family protein — protein sequence MSGWEEVPSLLVMATLGVPLVLLVAVMLPATRRVGVLLAPWSALPTVVLGVSAGATVSWPSVLLGMRLYAPDEVTRTYLLFTGVLWLFSGLFARGYLREDGRKASFWGFYLATLMGNVGAVLARDMASFYLFFAMMTFCAYGLVVHSRDERAARAGRVYIIMALVGEVLLLAAFFLIAGTRINLMFDEVPRVVAQSPERTLICVLILAGFGVKVGVLLLHMWLPLAHPVAPAPGSAVLSGTIIKVGVLGWLRFLPLGEARVPEVGQVCVALGLTASFYGVLVGLTQKEAKTVLAYSSISQMGFLTLAVGLALSAPEAAPVLVGAVLVYAAHHSLAKGLLFLGAGLVHETGRRGWRAVVVWVGLVWAGLEISGAPLTSGALAKLSLKSAEAVAHAPEVVPTLLSLAAVGSTLIMARFLVRVLPDAPEQGTRDTGGMWLSWVVLLAVDTALLVWPPVGSEFLPKLLEPKNLWSSAWPVAVGVGLSAVAWRLGRSVPEIPAGDVLWPLSRLVLPGWRLLTRGAEREESTPSELTVRTLRWFARLRDLFLREVSRGEEGLSRLSSVGFLLLVFLGVFLFLLVR from the coding sequence ATGAGCGGATGGGAGGAGGTGCCCTCGCTGCTGGTCATGGCGACCCTGGGCGTGCCGCTCGTGCTCCTGGTGGCGGTGATGCTGCCGGCGACGCGGAGGGTGGGCGTCCTGCTGGCGCCGTGGTCAGCGCTCCCGACGGTGGTGTTGGGCGTGAGCGCGGGTGCGACGGTGTCCTGGCCGTCCGTGCTGCTCGGCATGCGGCTGTACGCGCCGGACGAGGTGACGCGGACGTACCTGCTCTTCACCGGTGTGTTGTGGCTGTTCTCCGGGCTCTTCGCGCGAGGGTATCTGCGCGAGGACGGGCGGAAGGCGTCGTTCTGGGGCTTCTACCTGGCGACGCTGATGGGGAACGTGGGCGCGGTGCTCGCGCGGGACATGGCGAGCTTCTACCTGTTCTTCGCGATGATGACCTTCTGCGCGTATGGGCTGGTGGTCCACTCGCGAGACGAGCGCGCGGCCCGGGCGGGGCGCGTGTACATCATCATGGCGTTGGTGGGCGAGGTGCTGCTGCTCGCGGCCTTCTTCCTCATCGCGGGCACGCGCATCAACCTGATGTTCGACGAGGTGCCGCGCGTGGTGGCGCAGTCGCCCGAGCGCACGCTCATCTGCGTCCTGATTCTCGCGGGCTTCGGCGTGAAGGTGGGCGTGCTGCTGTTGCACATGTGGTTGCCGCTGGCGCATCCGGTGGCGCCCGCGCCGGGCAGCGCGGTGCTCAGTGGCACCATCATCAAGGTGGGCGTGCTGGGCTGGCTGCGCTTCCTGCCGCTGGGCGAGGCCCGCGTGCCCGAGGTGGGTCAGGTGTGCGTGGCCCTGGGCCTGACGGCGAGCTTCTACGGCGTGCTGGTGGGGCTGACGCAGAAGGAGGCGAAGACGGTGCTCGCGTATTCGAGCATCAGCCAGATGGGGTTCCTGACGCTCGCGGTGGGGCTGGCGTTGAGCGCGCCGGAGGCGGCGCCGGTGTTGGTGGGCGCGGTGCTCGTGTACGCGGCGCACCACTCCCTGGCGAAGGGGCTGTTGTTCCTGGGCGCCGGGCTGGTGCACGAGACGGGGCGGCGGGGCTGGCGCGCGGTGGTGGTGTGGGTGGGGTTGGTGTGGGCCGGGCTGGAGATCTCCGGAGCGCCGCTGACGAGCGGGGCGCTGGCGAAGCTGTCGTTGAAGTCGGCGGAGGCGGTGGCGCACGCGCCGGAGGTGGTGCCGACGCTGTTGTCGCTGGCGGCGGTGGGCAGCACGCTCATCATGGCGCGCTTCCTGGTGCGGGTGCTCCCCGATGCGCCCGAGCAGGGGACTCGCGACACGGGAGGGATGTGGTTGTCGTGGGTGGTGCTGCTCGCCGTGGACACGGCGCTGCTGGTGTGGCCGCCGGTGGGCTCGGAGTTCTTGCCCAAGCTCCTGGAGCCGAAGAACCTGTGGTCCTCGGCCTGGCCCGTGGCGGTGGGCGTGGGGCTGAGCGCGGTGGCGTGGCGCCTGGGCCGGAGCGTCCCGGAGATACCAGCGGGGGACGTACTGTGGCCGTTGTCGAGGCTGGTGCTCCCCGGGTGGCGGCTGTTGACGCGAGGGGCGGAGCGCGAGGAGTCGACGCCGAGTGAGCTGACCGTGCGCACGCTGCGCTGGTTCGCCCGACTGCGGGACCTCTTCCTCCGCGAGGTGAGTCGCGGGGAGGAAGGGCTGAGCCGGCTGAGCAGCGTGGGCTTCCTGCTGCTGGTGTTCCTGGGCGTGTTCCTGTTCCTGCTGGTGCGCTGA
- a CDS encoding monovalent cation/H+ antiporter subunit D family protein encodes MKNTWLPMCVLLSSLLPGLIIFLLSEEARRTRTVLNLTAAATKLLLTAAMAWGVFQGRQYETRVSFFPNADLVLRADSFSLLFITLSAVLWFVTTIYAVGYLEGTGHRSRFFGFFSLCVASTMGIALAGNLLTFFLFYEMLTLSTYPLVIHRGTKEALRAGNVYLRYTLSGATLLLAGVVLLYTLAGTVEFTERGALSAVSGHRTELVVAFGLLIGGLAVKAALVPFHGWLPVAMVAPAPVSALLHAVAVVKAGAFGITRVIYDVYGVYLVHDLGVTRPLAVVAAITILYGSLKALQQGDLKRRLAYSTVSQVAYIVLGISIFGTVSTIGGLVHLVHQGVMKITLFFCAGNYAEELHLHRVKELRGVGRRMPLTTAAFTIAALGMIGIPPVAGFITKWYLGIGALEANEPWLVVVLLVSSLLNAGYFLPIVYSAWFQAPREDWKPSTRPRGWEIGWALLFPTVVTAVLSVAAGLFAGAELSPLGWTRLITDREFRP; translated from the coding sequence ATGAAGAACACCTGGCTGCCCATGTGCGTGCTGCTGAGCTCGCTGCTGCCGGGGCTCATCATCTTCCTGCTCTCCGAGGAGGCGCGGCGCACGCGCACGGTGCTCAACCTGACGGCCGCGGCGACGAAGCTGCTGCTCACGGCGGCCATGGCCTGGGGCGTGTTCCAGGGGCGTCAGTACGAGACGCGCGTGTCCTTCTTCCCCAACGCGGACCTGGTGTTGAGGGCGGACTCGTTCAGCCTGCTCTTCATCACGCTGTCCGCGGTGCTCTGGTTCGTGACCACCATCTACGCGGTGGGCTACCTGGAGGGCACGGGGCATCGCAGCCGCTTCTTCGGCTTCTTCTCGCTGTGCGTCGCCTCGACGATGGGAATCGCCCTGGCGGGCAACCTCCTGACGTTCTTCCTCTTCTACGAGATGCTCACGCTGTCCACGTACCCGCTGGTCATCCACCGCGGGACGAAGGAGGCGCTGCGCGCGGGCAACGTGTACCTGCGCTACACGCTCAGCGGCGCCACGCTGCTCCTGGCGGGGGTGGTGCTGCTCTACACGTTGGCGGGCACGGTGGAGTTCACCGAGCGGGGCGCGCTCTCGGCCGTGTCGGGTCACCGCACGGAGTTGGTGGTGGCCTTCGGCCTGCTCATCGGCGGGCTCGCGGTGAAGGCGGCGCTGGTGCCGTTCCATGGCTGGCTGCCGGTGGCGATGGTGGCGCCCGCGCCGGTGAGCGCGCTGCTCCACGCCGTCGCGGTGGTGAAGGCGGGAGCGTTCGGCATCACCCGCGTCATCTACGACGTGTATGGCGTCTACCTGGTGCACGACCTGGGGGTGACGCGGCCGTTGGCCGTCGTGGCGGCCATCACCATCCTGTATGGCTCGCTGAAGGCGCTCCAGCAGGGGGACTTGAAGAGGCGGCTGGCCTACTCGACGGTGAGCCAGGTGGCGTACATCGTGTTGGGTATCTCCATCTTCGGCACAGTGTCGACGATTGGGGGGCTGGTGCACCTGGTGCATCAGGGGGTGATGAAGATCACGCTGTTCTTCTGCGCGGGGAACTACGCGGAGGAGCTGCACCTGCACCGGGTGAAGGAGCTGCGCGGAGTGGGGCGGCGGATGCCGCTGACGACGGCGGCGTTCACCATCGCCGCGTTGGGGATGATTGGGATTCCTCCCGTCGCGGGCTTCATCACCAAGTGGTACCTGGGCATCGGCGCGCTGGAGGCGAACGAGCCGTGGCTGGTGGTGGTGCTGCTGGTGAGCAGCCTGCTCAACGCGGGCTATTTCCTGCCCATCGTCTACTCGGCGTGGTTCCAGGCGCCGCGTGAGGACTGGAAGCCGAGCACGCGCCCTCGCGGGTGGGAGATTGGCTGGGCGTTGTTGTTTCCGACGGTGGTGACGGCGGTGCTGTCAGTGGCCGCGGGGCTGTTCGCGGGCGCGGAGCTCAGCCCCCTGGGCTGGACGCGGCTCATCACGGACCGGGAGTTCCGGCCATGA